Part of the Bacteroidota bacterium genome, AATAAAGCATTCAAAAGGGCAGTGCTAGCATGGATACTGATATCGGGCTGGAATAAGGCTGCTATTTTTTGGTATTCTTTTCCTCTGCTATAAACGAGATAGGAATCTGCTTTTGTTATTTGATCCCACTTACAATCTTCACCAGCGGAAATATTGAAATTGAGCTTCAGCACATCCTGAGCAATATCTTGCTTCATGAATGTTGATGGTACCAAGCTGCATTTGGAATTATTAATGGC contains:
- a CDS encoding DUF3822 family protein; amino-acid sequence: MFLLLMQEHLLFLSFDKRAGKFVRLNHYTFQEPIVNINPDKLKSEIEELTTDSSKKILAINNSKCSLVPSTFMKQDIAQDVLKLNFNISAGEDCKWDQITKADSYLVYSRGKEYQKIAALFQPDISIHASTALLNAL